A single genomic interval of Zingiber officinale cultivar Zhangliang chromosome 4A, Zo_v1.1, whole genome shotgun sequence harbors:
- the LOC121971665 gene encoding IST1-like protein isoform X1, giving the protein MGIKKLEFLLGRRRLSKLKPILALALARLSVLRSHHQLRTGQARDQVAHLLQLGHLDRALLRAEQVIKEQSTVEAFEILSHYCHLLTERIGLLQEHKECPEELREATSSLIFASSRCAVELPELAKVRAIFSNKYGKEFASAAVELRNRCRVNPEVPINAVVIQKLSTRSPSLEVRQRTTKEIAAERGIDLEFVEASDPAEALEVKLFDEGAMEKQPETMHVRREEANSDEILSVVEYEDVVTAAKDAYEAAAFAAAAARVAVKLCRSQSEANASYRPEEI; this is encoded by the exons atgggGATTAAGAAGCTGGAGTTTTTACTGGGAAGACGACGTCTTTCGAAGCTGAAACCCATCTTGGCCCTCGCCCTAGCACGCCTCTCCGTCCTCCGCAGCCACCACCAGCTCCGGACTGGCCAGGCGCGCGACCAGGTCGCCCACCTCCTCCAACTCGGCCACCTCGACCGCGCCCTCCTACGGGCGGAGCAAGTGATCAAGGAGCAGAGCACGGTGGAGGCGTTCGAAATCCTGAGTCACTACTGCCATCTCCTGACGGAGAGGATCGGCTTGCTCCAAGAACACAA AGAGTGCCCGGAAGAGCTGCGGGAGGCCACGTCGAGCTTAATCTTCGCCTCGTCGAGGTGCGCGGTGGAGCTGCCGGAGCTCGCCAAGGTCCGCGCCATCTTCTCCAATAAATATGGGAAGGAGTTCGCGTCCGCCGCCGTCGAGTTAAGGAACCGATGCCGAGTAAATCCTGAGGTACCAATAAATGCCGTG GTGATCCAGAAGCTATCGACGAGGTCGCCGAGCTTGGAAGTGAGGCAGAGGACGACGAAGGAGATCGCCGCGGAGAGAGGAATCGATTTGGAATTCGTCGAGGCTTCTGATCCTGCTGAGGCTTTAGAGGTAAAGTTGTTTGACGAAGGTGCCATGGAGAAGCAGCCGGAGACGATGCACGTCAGGCGAGAGGAAGCCAATTCCGATGAGATTTTGAGTGTCGTCGAGTATGAAGACGTAGTCACTGCAGCAAAGGATGCTTATGAGGCTGCGGCCTTTGCGGCGGCGGCTGCAAGGGTTGCCGTCAAGCTCTGCCGGTCTCAATCTGAAGCAAACGCCTCGTATCGGCCGGAGGAGATTTAG
- the LOC121971665 gene encoding IST1-like protein isoform X2: protein MGIKKLEFLLGRRRLSKLKPILALALARLSVLRSHHQLRTGQARDQVAHLLQLGHLDRALLRAEQVIKEQSTVEAFEILSHYCHLLTERIGLLQEHKECPEELREATSSLIFASSRCAVELPELAKVRAIFSNKYGKEFASAAVELRNRCRVNPEVIQKLSTRSPSLEVRQRTTKEIAAERGIDLEFVEASDPAEALEVKLFDEGAMEKQPETMHVRREEANSDEILSVVEYEDVVTAAKDAYEAAAFAAAAARVAVKLCRSQSEANASYRPEEI, encoded by the exons atgggGATTAAGAAGCTGGAGTTTTTACTGGGAAGACGACGTCTTTCGAAGCTGAAACCCATCTTGGCCCTCGCCCTAGCACGCCTCTCCGTCCTCCGCAGCCACCACCAGCTCCGGACTGGCCAGGCGCGCGACCAGGTCGCCCACCTCCTCCAACTCGGCCACCTCGACCGCGCCCTCCTACGGGCGGAGCAAGTGATCAAGGAGCAGAGCACGGTGGAGGCGTTCGAAATCCTGAGTCACTACTGCCATCTCCTGACGGAGAGGATCGGCTTGCTCCAAGAACACAA AGAGTGCCCGGAAGAGCTGCGGGAGGCCACGTCGAGCTTAATCTTCGCCTCGTCGAGGTGCGCGGTGGAGCTGCCGGAGCTCGCCAAGGTCCGCGCCATCTTCTCCAATAAATATGGGAAGGAGTTCGCGTCCGCCGCCGTCGAGTTAAGGAACCGATGCCGAGTAAATCCTGAG GTGATCCAGAAGCTATCGACGAGGTCGCCGAGCTTGGAAGTGAGGCAGAGGACGACGAAGGAGATCGCCGCGGAGAGAGGAATCGATTTGGAATTCGTCGAGGCTTCTGATCCTGCTGAGGCTTTAGAGGTAAAGTTGTTTGACGAAGGTGCCATGGAGAAGCAGCCGGAGACGATGCACGTCAGGCGAGAGGAAGCCAATTCCGATGAGATTTTGAGTGTCGTCGAGTATGAAGACGTAGTCACTGCAGCAAAGGATGCTTATGAGGCTGCGGCCTTTGCGGCGGCGGCTGCAAGGGTTGCCGTCAAGCTCTGCCGGTCTCAATCTGAAGCAAACGCCTCGTATCGGCCGGAGGAGATTTAG